Proteins encoded in a region of the Microbacterium neungamense genome:
- the purQ gene encoding phosphoribosylformylglycinamidine synthase subunit PurQ: protein MTVRIGVITFPGSLDDVDARRAVRIAGAEPVALWHGSHDLEGVDALVLPGGFSYGDYLRSGAIAALSPIMAEVKDAAASGMPVLGICNGFQMLVEAHLLPGGLIRNDHQHFVRRDQRLTVENNDTAWTNVFSRGQEIIIPLKNGEGGYIADEETLDRLEGEGLVAFRYAGVNPNGSLRDIAGLTNEAGNVVGLMPHPEHATEPGFGPDTPAAMRSGVDGLGFFQSAINAVARLAA, encoded by the coding sequence ATGACCGTCCGGATCGGGGTCATCACCTTCCCCGGCTCGCTCGACGACGTCGACGCTCGCCGTGCGGTGCGTATCGCCGGCGCGGAGCCGGTCGCCCTCTGGCACGGCTCGCACGATCTCGAGGGCGTGGACGCGCTCGTCCTGCCCGGCGGCTTCAGCTACGGCGACTACCTGCGCTCGGGCGCGATCGCCGCGCTGTCGCCGATCATGGCCGAGGTGAAGGATGCCGCGGCGTCCGGGATGCCGGTTCTGGGCATCTGCAACGGCTTCCAGATGCTCGTCGAGGCGCACCTGCTGCCCGGCGGCCTGATCCGCAACGACCACCAGCACTTCGTCCGCCGCGACCAGCGGCTGACCGTGGAGAACAACGACACCGCCTGGACGAACGTGTTCTCCCGCGGGCAGGAGATCATCATCCCGCTGAAGAACGGCGAGGGCGGGTACATCGCCGACGAGGAGACCCTGGACCGCCTGGAGGGCGAGGGCCTGGTGGCGTTCCGTTACGCCGGCGTGAACCCGAACGGCTCGCTGCGCGACATCGCGGGACTCACGAACGAGGCCGGGAACGTCGTCGGCCTGATGCCGCATCCGGAGCACGCCACCGAGCCCGGCTTCGGCCCGGACACGCCGGCCGCGATGCGCAGCGGCGTGGACGGCCTCGGCTTCTTCCAGAGCGCGATCAACGCCGTCGCCCGCCTCGCCGCCTGA
- the purS gene encoding phosphoribosylformylglycinamidine synthase subunit PurS — protein sequence MPTIVVDVMPKSELLDPQGKAVSGAFARLGVDAFSDVRIGKRFELTVNGEVTEDVLAEARRIADEVLSNSVIEDVVGIEVVE from the coding sequence ATGCCCACCATCGTCGTCGACGTCATGCCCAAGTCCGAACTGCTCGACCCGCAGGGGAAGGCGGTCAGCGGCGCGTTCGCCCGGCTGGGCGTCGACGCTTTCAGCGATGTGCGCATCGGCAAGCGCTTCGAGCTCACCGTGAACGGCGAGGTCACCGAGGACGTGCTCGCCGAGGCGCGCCGGATCGCCGACGAGGTGCTCTCCAACTCCGTGATCGAGGACGTCGTCGGCATCGAGGTCGTGGAATGA
- a CDS encoding MerR family transcriptional regulator produces MKLSELSRATGVGITTLKHWLREGILPGGRLRNQTTAEYEQRHVDRVLLIRTMREDYNASIAAIRTLTSLIDDAASTTLDVMRACQAFVIGAPEDVATNPAYEPYRQRTHELMRIRDWHAYPSAAEQGLAYALAQAAAVGLDYSVEQLMEYADALEPLAHRHIAALGPDGSADVVARRMLIAVRARAQQLLAISHLAHAAMSVRAAIERGDAPPSTAAPPPR; encoded by the coding sequence GTGAAGCTGAGCGAGCTCTCCCGCGCCACCGGTGTCGGCATCACGACGCTGAAGCACTGGCTCCGCGAGGGCATCCTCCCCGGGGGTCGTCTGCGCAACCAGACCACCGCCGAGTACGAGCAGCGCCACGTGGACCGCGTGCTGCTGATCCGCACCATGCGCGAGGACTACAACGCCTCGATCGCGGCCATCCGCACACTGACGTCACTCATCGACGACGCGGCGTCCACCACGCTGGACGTGATGAGGGCGTGTCAGGCGTTCGTGATCGGAGCGCCGGAGGATGTGGCGACGAACCCCGCGTACGAGCCCTACCGGCAGCGGACCCACGAGCTGATGCGGATCCGCGACTGGCACGCCTATCCCAGCGCGGCCGAGCAGGGCCTGGCCTACGCGCTCGCCCAGGCCGCGGCCGTCGGGCTGGACTACAGCGTGGAGCAGCTGATGGAGTACGCGGATGCCCTCGAGCCGCTCGCCCACCGGCACATTGCCGCGCTCGGTCCCGACGGCTCAGCAGATGTCGTCGCCCGGCGGATGCTGATCGCGGTGCGCGCCCGCGCCCAGCAGCTGTTGGCCATCAGCCATCTGGCTCACGCTGCGATGTCGGTGCGGGCGGCGATCGAGCGCGGGGATGCCCCGCCCTCGACCGCTGCGCCGCCGCCGCGCTGA
- a CDS encoding DUF2306 domain-containing protein, with protein sequence MDLHTALIVVHAVAASFVILVGPVNILRRRKDAAHRLLGRTFALMLYLVCVSGMFIYSAGFSVFHALAIFTFITTTLGILAIRRGNVIAHRANMIGSWAGTVTAGVFAATIPGRAIPALAVDEPALFWAIVASIIVAAMAWIAIVLSPASRRRLDRARRQRGGGAAVEGGASPRSIAARTDIAA encoded by the coding sequence ATGGACCTGCACACCGCCCTCATCGTCGTCCACGCCGTGGCCGCGTCGTTCGTCATCCTCGTCGGGCCCGTGAACATCCTTCGCCGCCGCAAGGACGCCGCGCACCGTCTGCTCGGACGCACCTTCGCGCTCATGCTCTACCTGGTGTGCGTCTCGGGGATGTTCATCTACTCGGCCGGGTTCTCGGTCTTCCACGCGTTAGCGATCTTCACCTTCATCACGACGACGCTCGGCATCCTCGCGATCCGCCGCGGCAACGTGATCGCGCACCGCGCCAACATGATCGGCTCCTGGGCGGGGACGGTGACCGCCGGCGTCTTCGCGGCGACGATCCCGGGGCGGGCCATCCCCGCCCTCGCCGTCGACGAGCCCGCCCTGTTCTGGGCGATCGTCGCCAGCATCATCGTCGCCGCGATGGCCTGGATCGCGATCGTGCTGTCGCCCGCCTCGCGCCGCCGCCTGGATCGTGCCCGCCGTCAGCGCGGCGGCGGCGCAGCGGTCGAGGGCGGGGCATCCCCGCGCTCGATCGCCGCCCGCACCGACATCGCAGCGTGA
- a CDS encoding MerR family transcriptional regulator → MRLSDLSRVTGASIASLKFWMREGILPPGELRNQTTAVYGRKHLHRVALIQTLRAEFDASIDRIRALTALIDDPAVSPLEVMENCQLLATGLAVGDADPTFAEQIRTVAERVGWGGADSAAARALAVALEGSARVGYAYTDEDLVRYARMLEPIAVDDIDSIHPEGTLDEVARNLLVAAAAQNRVLVAMNQMAHTAVAIRATDGDG, encoded by the coding sequence GTGAGATTGAGCGACCTGTCCCGCGTCACGGGAGCGAGCATCGCGAGCCTGAAGTTCTGGATGCGGGAGGGCATCCTCCCGCCCGGCGAGCTGCGCAACCAGACGACGGCGGTATACGGCCGGAAGCATCTGCACAGGGTCGCGCTCATCCAGACGCTGCGGGCCGAGTTCGACGCTTCGATCGACCGCATCCGTGCCCTTACCGCGCTCATCGACGACCCGGCGGTCAGTCCGCTCGAGGTGATGGAGAACTGCCAGCTGCTCGCGACCGGGCTCGCGGTCGGTGACGCGGACCCGACATTCGCGGAGCAGATCCGCACGGTCGCCGAACGGGTCGGCTGGGGCGGGGCCGACAGCGCCGCAGCCCGCGCCCTCGCGGTGGCGCTGGAGGGGTCGGCGCGGGTCGGCTACGCGTACACCGATGAGGATCTCGTGCGGTACGCGCGGATGCTGGAGCCGATCGCCGTCGACGACATCGACTCGATCCACCCCGAGGGCACACTCGACGAGGTCGCCCGCAACCTGCTCGTCGCCGCGGCCGCGCAGAACCGGGTCCTCGTGGCGATGAATCAGATGGCGCACACCGCGGTCGCGATCCGGGCGACCGACGGCGACGGGTGA
- a CDS encoding adenine phosphoribosyltransferase: MHPELARAETLIRSIPDHPEPGILFRDITPLLADAAALRATIDALIAPFAGGFDVVAGIEARGFLLAGAAAMAAGVGLVPIRKAGKLPRPAASVDYALEYGTATIEMHDDLPAGSRVLLIDDVLATGGTLAAGRHLLERLGHTAAGVAVLFEIDGLGGRDAVGELHTVFHSA, translated from the coding sequence GTGCATCCCGAACTCGCCCGTGCGGAGACCCTGATCCGCTCGATCCCCGATCACCCCGAGCCGGGCATCCTGTTCCGCGACATCACGCCGCTGCTGGCGGATGCCGCGGCGCTGCGCGCCACAATCGACGCCCTGATCGCGCCGTTCGCCGGCGGGTTCGATGTCGTGGCCGGGATCGAGGCGCGCGGGTTCCTCCTCGCCGGGGCCGCCGCGATGGCGGCCGGCGTGGGCCTGGTGCCGATCCGCAAGGCCGGCAAGCTGCCGCGTCCTGCGGCATCCGTCGACTACGCCCTGGAGTACGGCACCGCGACGATCGAGATGCACGACGACCTGCCCGCCGGGTCGCGGGTGCTGCTGATCGACGACGTGCTCGCCACCGGCGGCACGCTCGCCGCGGGACGGCACCTCCTCGAGCGGCTCGGGCACACGGCCGCCGGGGTGGCGGTGCTGTTCGAGATCGACGGCCTCGGCGGCCGAGACGCGGTGGGCGAGCTGCACACGGTGTTCCACTCGGCCTGA
- a CDS encoding glycoside hydrolase family 1 protein, producing the protein MAPMTRSFPEDFLFGAATAAYQIEGAAFEDGRTASIWDAFARVPGAVVNGDSGDVACDHYHRYREDIALMSELGLQVYRFSTSWSRVRPDGGPVNPKGVDFYQRLVDGLLEAGIVPWLTLYHWDMPQALEERGGWTSRDTVDRFTEYALSVHDALGDRVQHWTTLNEPWCSSFLSYTAGVHAPGRVDVADGLLAAHHLLLAHGRTVEALRERAPELDLGITLNLTVADPADPQDPADLDAARRIDGQFNRWFLAPIFRGAYPDDVVRDLRKVDSEAVLRWQDAVQPGDLEAISTPLDALGINYYHGELLSGHPQGDAEGNPHEAEGQQRETASPFPSHEGIHWVERGLPRTGMGWEVQPEGLTRLLRRVADEYAGAVPLYVTENGAAYDDVVEDGRVPDAERTAFLRDHLAATLDAIEQGVDVRGYFAWSLLDNYEWAWGYQKRFGIVRVDYDTQERIVKDSGREYQRIIAARALPSR; encoded by the coding sequence ATGGCCCCCATGACTCGATCCTTCCCCGAGGACTTCCTGTTCGGTGCGGCCACGGCCGCCTACCAGATCGAGGGCGCGGCGTTCGAAGACGGCCGCACCGCATCCATCTGGGATGCGTTCGCCCGCGTGCCCGGCGCCGTCGTGAACGGCGACAGCGGCGACGTCGCCTGCGACCACTACCACCGCTACCGCGAGGACATCGCGCTGATGTCCGAGCTGGGCCTGCAGGTGTACCGGTTCTCGACCTCGTGGTCGCGGGTGCGACCCGACGGGGGCCCGGTGAACCCGAAGGGTGTCGACTTCTACCAGCGCCTCGTCGACGGCCTGCTCGAGGCCGGTATCGTGCCGTGGCTCACGCTGTACCACTGGGACATGCCGCAGGCGCTCGAGGAGCGCGGCGGCTGGACCAGCCGCGACACGGTCGACCGGTTCACGGAGTACGCCCTTTCCGTGCACGACGCGCTCGGCGACCGCGTGCAGCACTGGACCACGCTGAACGAACCGTGGTGCTCGTCGTTCCTGTCCTACACCGCGGGCGTGCACGCGCCGGGCCGCGTCGACGTCGCCGACGGCCTGCTCGCCGCCCACCACCTGCTGCTCGCACACGGCCGCACGGTCGAGGCGCTGCGCGAGCGGGCGCCCGAACTCGACCTCGGCATCACGCTGAACCTCACCGTCGCCGATCCTGCCGACCCGCAGGACCCCGCCGACCTGGACGCCGCCCGCCGCATCGACGGTCAGTTCAACCGCTGGTTCCTCGCCCCGATCTTCCGCGGCGCCTACCCCGACGACGTCGTGCGCGATCTGCGCAAGGTCGACTCCGAGGCCGTGCTGCGCTGGCAGGACGCCGTGCAGCCCGGGGATCTCGAGGCGATCTCCACCCCGCTCGACGCGCTGGGCATCAACTACTACCACGGGGAGCTGCTCTCCGGGCATCCGCAGGGCGACGCCGAGGGCAACCCGCACGAGGCTGAGGGGCAGCAGCGCGAGACCGCGTCGCCGTTCCCGTCGCACGAGGGCATCCACTGGGTGGAGCGGGGTCTGCCGCGCACCGGCATGGGCTGGGAGGTGCAGCCGGAGGGCCTGACCCGGCTGCTGCGCCGCGTCGCCGACGAGTACGCCGGTGCGGTGCCGCTGTACGTCACCGAGAACGGCGCCGCCTACGACGACGTGGTGGAGGACGGGCGGGTTCCGGATGCCGAGCGCACGGCCTTCCTGCGTGACCACCTCGCCGCCACGCTGGACGCGATCGAGCAGGGCGTGGACGTGCGCGGATACTTCGCCTGGTCGCTGCTGGACAACTACGAATGGGCGTGGGGCTACCAGAAGCGGTTCGGCATCGTGCGGGTCGACTACGACACGCAGGAGCGGATCGTGAAGGAC